The DNA region AGTCCTGCGTGGTACGGGTGCGTCACCGACCGCATCTCGCGAATGAGCGAATAGAAACCAGAAACCCCACACATAGGGCTTCTTGGGCATCGGGGGTCACCGACCGCATCTCGCGAATGAGCGAATAGAAACAGCTGCCGTACCGCACGAGCGTGCCGGACCTCCGGGTCCTTCTGTCACCGACCGCATCTCGCGAATGAGCGAATAGAAACTGGAGCGGTCTGGGCCGCCGGAGTAGCCTGAGCCGCGCCACCACCGCCAACTTGCCGGTCAGTGACCGCATCTCGCGAATGAGTGAATAGAGACGCCACGAGAGTCACGGAGATTAGGGCTGCCGCGGCGACGGTTCCAGTGATCGCATTTCGCGAATGAGCGAATAGAAACATGACGCCTTGTCCGCGGGACGTCGGGCGTGGCAAGTCAGGTCAGTGACCGGATCTCGCGAATGAGCGAATAGAAACAGCCGCTTGGCAGGCGGGGCCCACATCAGCGGGCAGTCAGTGACCGCATCTCGCGAATGAGCGAATAGAAGCTCTTCGCGGGGGCTCGTGCCGGCCTACTGCTGGCTTGCGTCGTGGATGCATCATGCGATTAAGAGAATGGGAAGGTGTCCAGGGTAAGAGGGGGTCGTAAATAGCTAGTGAACCTGGGATTGGATCGTGTGAGGGTTAGAGGCTGACATTCTGTTGTTGTCGGCCGGGGCAAGGATCGTTCCCACCGGTGGTCTCAACGACATGCCAGCTATGCGATCACGATGCTCACATAGGGAAGGTGTAGCCTCTTCTTGGATTCCTGCCCGGAGGTGCGGTTTGCGGTGTGATTGGTGTTCAGCTTGTGATGGCGAGGGTGAGTTCTCCTACGAGGGTTGGGTCCTTGCCCGTCCAGAGGGCGCATCATGGCTCGTGTTTCCATGGCGCGGTGGACTTGGCGGAGCGTCGATTCAGGTTCTTGATGGCGATGTGCCGGAGGAATGGCTGAGTCATGGCTGCGTGGCGGCGAACGTGGAGATGATTGCGGACGGGCACGCCGTCAAGTCGCCGATGGAGGGCCTGATCATAGATTCGGCCGCCTTTGTGCCTGCGGAGCGAGTCTCGAGGCTGGAGAGCAAAGGTGACGAGTGGCGGGCGAGCGCGGCGATCGCCGGAGTTCGTCGCCTTGCGGTCCCTGAGGGGGTCGCGCTTGAGTCGCAAACCCTGGCATCGGCACCAGTATGGGTGTGGGAAGCGGCCAGCGCCGATGACCCGTCGTGGCAGTTCGAGGACGCATTGGGCTTCCTTGCCCCGAGGATCACCGCACGCGCTCCACGACGCTGGCGAAAGCAGCATCACAGTCACTTCGCGGGGCGTGACGCCTTCGTGAATCCGTACAACTTCGTTCCGCTTGGATCTGGCCCGAAGCGGCGAGAGCCAACCGGTCATCTCGGACTGGCGGACGGCAGATTGAGTGGCCAGGTCTATGTTCGGTGGACCGCCCACACGTCGTTGGCGCTGTCGGGCTCCGGGACTGGCCGAGATCCTGACAACGCATTTGCCCCGATGGTCATAGACGGCGAGCACACGCTGGCGGGTAGTCAGCTGGCGGGTGCGGTCCGGGCTTTCCACGAGGCACTGACCGACAGCTGTCTACGCGTGGTGGATCTCAACTATGCGCCTGTCCACCGGGACCTGGCTCAAGCGCAGGAGCCCGGCCGATGGCGGATGGCAGTCGTTGACGGGCCTGCGGCTGACGAGGTGCTCCTCTGCCATCCGATCCACAACGGTGGCGAGGAGCACGCCGCCGTTTGGATCGAGGCCCGGAAGTTGGCCGCGGGTGCAATCGACTCCGGACAGCTCTTCCACTTCGATCTAGCCACGACGACGCTCCAGTATCTGGGGCCTCGGTCGCGTATGGAATGGGTGAGCGGAAGCGTGCCAGTGCGGTGTGTGGCGCAGCCGGGCACCTGCAATCAGGACCATTGGCGAACCATCGTGACCGAGGCGGTGGGTTTACGCCGACGGAACCCTGGGCCCAACCAGCATCCATACCATTTGCCGTTTGCCCGTGTCTCGACCGATCGGCGCTCGCTGAGCGAGGCGGCCCGCAAAGGCTATCGCCAGTCCGCGCACGACGCCGGCGACGTGGTCAAGCATCGTCGGGGCGAGGAGCTGCGGCTCGCAGTCCCGGGCATCGGGACACGTCAGGAGACAACCGAGGAGATCACTCAAGGGCAAGTGGTTTGGGTGGAGCTCGACCACGATGAAGTCGCGAAGATATCCCGCTCGGTGCTCTGGCGTTCACCGGGCACTGGAAGGGTCAAGGACAGGATCGGGGTTTCCAGCAACTCACCTGGCGTAAGCGCCGGATACGAGCCCTGCTCGGATCCGGGCGATCTCTGCCCGAGCTGCCGGCTCTTCGGCATGGTCGAGGAGCGCATGGACAGGTCGAACGACAAGGCGCGCGTCGCCGCCTACCGAGGACATGTGCGATTTGGGCTTGCGATCGTGAGCGAGGTCGACCCGATTCCAGTGCACATGCGTGAGTTAGGTGCGCCCCGACCCAGTGCAGGCCAGTTCTACCTGCGAAACGGAAAGTGGACGGGGAAGCAGGCGGCTGAGAAGCAGCGTCCACTACGTGAGTGGGGATCTGCTGCGGACCAGCCCACACCTCGGCAGATCGCCGGCCGCAAGTTCTACTGGACTACGAGTCCCGGCGAGCGTCATCTCACGGGTGACAATTCGAATCCGCACATGACGAGCTACCACAAGTTGACTCCGCCAGGAGCAACCGTCACCTTCCCGGTATGGTTCGACAATCTGACTCCGGTTCAGTTGGGATCTTTGCTGGTGAGCCTCGACCCCAATCTGTTGCGCGCACCCGACCTGCGGGCGCGGCTGATCGATGGCCAGGGTGAGTCCGCCCTCGGCGCCGTGCTGGAGTCGACACTCGGACTTCACCTCGGTAAGGGCAAGGGTGTTGGACTCGGTGCGGTGATGCCTCATCTCTCCCTCTATGACGAGGACGACCAGCCGGTCTGGCCCACTTCGGACGATCACCACGAGGCAATGGTCATGGCATCCGGGGAGGAGCGCTACACGACCACTGACGAGCCTGTTCGAGCTTCATCCGTCGCGCCGTATGTCGAGCAGTTCGTCAACGAGATTCTCGATTCGGCGACGCGCGCCCGATGGAGCGCGCTGCTCGCTCTGACAGCGGTGGACTGGGTGCCACCGAACCTTGTCGACTACCCTCCCGACGACGTCCCTGGTGCGAAGTTCCAGTTCAACTTCTGGCAGCTCTCGTCTGGGGCCCCCGGAACGAAGAAGGTCGCGCTGGGCAACGGCCAGAAATCCGTCCAGAAGCCTCCACTCCTGGTTAGCTTGCCGGCTCCTGACGCAGTCGATGTCACGGTGAAACGCCCCTGGCTGGAGGACGGACGCTGATGCCCGCGTACATCGATGTCGGTGTCGTTCGGATCCAGGAGTACATCACCCGAACCAGCGGTGCCGCGGAAGGTCAACTCCGGAAGCGTCGCGGGGCATCTCGCATGGTCGCGAACGCGGCCGCAGCCTCCTATCTCGACCTCGGGCTGGAGCCGAATCCCGAGTCGTATCACGTCGAGGGAGTGGCTCACTTGAGGAGCATCGGGACCCTCTCCGGCGCTGAAGCCGCCGATCGTGCCGGAGCAGCCATCGAGCGGATGCGAGCACAGCTGCCGTACGCGTATCTGCGCGCATCATGGGCGTTGGCCGACACCTACTCGACCGCCTTCACCTTGCTCGACGCCGCCCGACGTGGCGAAACAGCCGAGGGCGTCTCGGGTGTACTCGACTATCTGCCTCCCCCAAGGGACACGCCGTTCTCCAAGCGATGCAAGTCGTGTGGGCTCGGTGAGGTGATCACCGGCGATACCTGCGGGGACTGTCGGCGTCGCGATCAGGCGGGCAAGGCTCAGACGACGAGCGACGCGCCCACGCCTGAGGAACGGGTCCTCGCGGAGGTCAATCACCGGGCGCATCTCAGTCTGACAGCGGTAACTGATCTGACCGGGCTGGCGCGGCTTCCGGTCGATCCGCACGCGAAGCGCAACCACCTCGCCACGATCTATGCGGACGGCAACGGCGTCGGGAAGCTCTTCGAGTCCATCGGCGACCGGACGGCGGCACAGACCACAAGCAAGGATCTGGACTCGGCCATCCGCGGTGCTGGACGAGACGCGCTGGTGTCTCTGCTGCCCTATTGCCGAGATAAGTCCCTGCCCGCAGTCGTCACCGTGCTCGCCGCGGACGACGCACTCATCACTGTGCCAGCGCAACTGGGCTGGACCTTCACCGAGACGCTCCTGACCGGGTTCGCGCAGCAGGTCAGCGGATACGAGAGCCTCTCGCTGACAGCCGGGATCGTCTTCAGCCATGTGAAATCGCCGATTGAGGCAGCCATTTCAGCAGCCGACGAAGCGATGCGTGACGCCAAGCGGGCCCGACATGGACAAGCTGCCATCGGGTGGGCTGACCTGACTCACCCGGGTGGGGAGGACGCCAAGATCTGTGACTTGGCATGGTTGCGCGATCGACGGCAGGTGCTGGATTTGGTGTCCGGATTGCCGGCGAGCCAGCGCTCGGGCTGGGAGCGGATCATTGCCGAGGCCGCGGCAGCCGAGGTCGACGCTGCGGACCTGATGGTGTTCTTCCGGCGTGAGTTCAACCGGCTCGGCTCTGTGCTCGCCGACCTGGACCTGACGTTGGACGAGTTCCAAGACATGTTGGACCTGGCCCGTTGGTGGGCCCCGCCGCGTCGTCGTGACCAGCTTGCTGTGGATGGTGACCAATGAAGACGATCACGTTCTCGGTGCGGTTCCATCAGCCGTTTCTGGTGCGCAGCGGGCTGGCGCGTGGTGGAGTCGACTCCGTCGCGCGGATCGACGCGCCATTGCCGGCTTCGTCGCTGAAGGGAGCCATGCGGGCCGCAAGCGTTCAGGTGCTCGAGATCCCCGACGCCCTGGTGAACGCAATCTACGGCCGATCGGGTGAGGACGGTGAAGCCTCGAAGCAAGGTGCCTGGGCATGGACAGACGCGGGACCAAGTGATGCCTTCGTACGGCAGGTCCGCGTGCGCAATCGTGTCGATCCGACATCTGGCGTCGCGTTGGCGGAGGCGCTCACCTTCAGCGAGGAATACTGGCACCGCACCGAGCAGACCGTGACCTTCTGTGTTGAGCAGATTCGTGTGCTGGACGCATCGACGCTCGATCAGCATGTGCTCGCGATCCAGGCGGCCAGCTACGCAGTGACCGCCCTCGGCTCCTGGCGAAACCGCGGCATGGGTGCGGTCACCATCCGCCCCATTGAGCCGCTCGACCGGCTCGCGGAACGAGGGGAGGAACTGCGGTGACCAACGGATTGCACATGATCGTCATGGATCCTAAGCAAACGATGCATCTGGGTGTCGGTCGAGGCTCGGGATTCAGTGCGGAAACGCGAAAGTACGTGCCAGGCTCGGCCGTCCGCGGAGCCTTGAGCGCAGCCTGGTGGCGCGCGCATCCGAGCGCCAGCCAAGCGGACTTCGACAGTCTGATCGCCACGATCTCGTGCAGCGACGCGGTGGTGAGCTGGGATGCCGGGGTGAGCGGACCGTCCTTACAGTGGACTGCGGGTGCGGCGGCACTCGACCGCAAGATCTGCAAGCTCTGCAAACCGAACGACCCAGGCGTTCCGATAGAAGGACTCCCCTGGGACGCCACCGAATGCCGCGTCTGCCGCGGGCCGCTGGAGCCGTCCAAGGGAAATCGAGTCCTTCCACGCGGTGCGGAGGTGCTGTCCGCTACCCGGGTCGAACTCAACGAGCGCGAGCAGGCGAAGGATGACCACCTGTACGAGCGCGAAGGGCTGAACACGGGCAGTCGGGCACTCGTCGCTCTCGCCGCTGGTCGCGTCAAGGAGTTGGCGAAGACGGGACAGGTGTTGCGGATCGGTGCGGCCACCAGCGTGGCGGGACGGCTCGCGATCGCTGATGTTGTGCCGTACGCCCCGCCCTCCCTCGCTATCTCGCCAGGGAAGAGCCGGCTGCGGGTCGAGATGTTGACACCTGGCGTGTTCGTGGACGAGTTCGGTTGCGCCGTGAATCGGCCGACGACGCATGATCTTCGGTGGTCGTTTCAGCTACCAGAGACGGCGGGGATCACTGTCGAGCGCGCTTTCACTCGCTGGACGACCTCTTCCGGATGGCACACCATGGCGAATCGGCCTAAGCCGGAGGACATCGCCGTCGTCGCACATAGCTGCTTCTACGTCCGCGTTGAGGTCGATGAGCCGATCACCGTGCCAACGATCGTCCACGATCTCGGTATCCGAACTGGCGAAGGCTGTGGTTGGGCCAGCCTGTCAACCCTTTTGGAGAGCGCCGATGCGTAGCCCGAGGTTTGCCGCCATCAGCTTTCGACTGATGGCAGTCGAGCCTTTGACGGTGGGCGATCCGGTGGGAGCCGACATTCTCGATCGGATCAGTCGCGTCTTGTCGGAAAAGCACCCAGACGAGGTTGCGGTCGATATCCCGGTCGCTCAGGATCCCTTTGATCAGCCG from Microlunatus phosphovorus NM-1 includes:
- a CDS encoding Cas10/Cmr2 second palm domain-containing protein — its product is MPAYIDVGVVRIQEYITRTSGAAEGQLRKRRGASRMVANAAAASYLDLGLEPNPESYHVEGVAHLRSIGTLSGAEAADRAGAAIERMRAQLPYAYLRASWALADTYSTAFTLLDAARRGETAEGVSGVLDYLPPPRDTPFSKRCKSCGLGEVITGDTCGDCRRRDQAGKAQTTSDAPTPEERVLAEVNHRAHLSLTAVTDLTGLARLPVDPHAKRNHLATIYADGNGVGKLFESIGDRTAAQTTSKDLDSAIRGAGRDALVSLLPYCRDKSLPAVVTVLAADDALITVPAQLGWTFTETLLTGFAQQVSGYESLSLTAGIVFSHVKSPIEAAISAADEAMRDAKRARHGQAAIGWADLTHPGGEDAKICDLAWLRDRRQVLDLVSGLPASQRSGWERIIAEAAAAEVDAADLMVFFRREFNRLGSVLADLDLTLDEFQDMLDLARWWAPPRRRDQLAVDGDQ
- a CDS encoding type III-B CRISPR module-associated Cmr3 family protein produces the protein MDPKQTMHLGVGRGSGFSAETRKYVPGSAVRGALSAAWWRAHPSASQADFDSLIATISCSDAVVSWDAGVSGPSLQWTAGAAALDRKICKLCKPNDPGVPIEGLPWDATECRVCRGPLEPSKGNRVLPRGAEVLSATRVELNEREQAKDDHLYEREGLNTGSRALVALAAGRVKELAKTGQVLRIGAATSVAGRLAIADVVPYAPPSLAISPGKSRLRVEMLTPGVFVDEFGCAVNRPTTHDLRWSFQLPETAGITVERAFTRWTTSSGWHTMANRPKPEDIAVVAHSCFYVRVEVDEPITVPTIVHDLGIRTGEGCGWASLSTLLESADA